A window of Edaphobacter lichenicola contains these coding sequences:
- a CDS encoding aldo/keto reductase, translated as MAESSDLRLTKMPLNNRGGHIPALGFGTLIPDAAVTITATRDALEAGFRHFDGAERYRNEREVGEALQAGLAAGGIAREDIFVTTKLWNSNHRPERVEPAFEASLDRLRINYLDLYLIHTPFAFQPGDEQDPRDENGNILYDNGVTLLDTWRAMEGLVDGGRCRAIGLSDISLNQLLPIYESARIKPAVVQVEAHPYLPETELLEFCKEKGIVLLAFAPLGHGMRPGLLEDPVISAIAARVGKTPAQVLLAWAVQRGTAVLTTPKSAARARENFDISTLPEDAINEINRIQIRQRLNDVVNTGSPGFIPRVKSA; from the coding sequence ATGGCTGAATCTTCTGATCTTCGGCTGACGAAAATGCCGCTCAACAACAGGGGCGGCCATATTCCCGCACTCGGCTTTGGCACCTTGATTCCCGACGCAGCCGTGACAATCACTGCGACCAGAGACGCTCTGGAAGCCGGATTTCGACACTTCGATGGCGCGGAGCGATACCGGAACGAGCGTGAGGTGGGCGAGGCCTTGCAGGCAGGACTTGCTGCTGGAGGGATTGCGCGCGAAGACATCTTCGTCACCACAAAGTTGTGGAACTCCAATCATCGGCCCGAGCGTGTCGAACCGGCCTTCGAGGCGAGTCTGGACAGACTCCGGATCAACTATCTGGATCTCTATCTCATTCACACTCCGTTTGCCTTTCAACCGGGAGACGAGCAGGACCCGCGAGATGAAAACGGCAATATCCTCTACGACAACGGAGTGACTTTGCTCGACACATGGAGAGCAATGGAGGGTCTCGTTGACGGCGGCAGATGCCGGGCCATCGGACTGTCGGACATCAGCTTGAACCAACTGTTGCCCATCTACGAATCCGCAAGAATCAAGCCTGCGGTGGTCCAGGTCGAAGCCCATCCGTATCTGCCGGAGACGGAGCTCCTGGAGTTCTGCAAAGAGAAGGGGATTGTGCTTTTGGCCTTCGCTCCATTGGGCCACGGAATGCGCCCGGGGCTGCTCGAAGATCCAGTCATTTCGGCAATTGCCGCACGGGTTGGAAAGACGCCGGCACAGGTGCTGCTGGCATGGGCGGTGCAGCGCGGCACGGCTGTGCTTACCACACCCAAATCTGCGGCTCGCGCGCGAGAGAATTTTGACATCTCCACCCTTCCGGAAGACGCGATTAACGAGATCAATCGCATCCAGATCAGACAGAGGCTCAACGACGTGGTAAATACCGGCAGCCCAGGTTTCATTCCACGAGTTAAATCAGCATGA
- a CDS encoding nuclear transport factor 2 family protein: protein MQEEQIREALNAHWRASAAGDANAEHDIYDDNAICDYPQSGERILGRNNLQALRSHHPGKPSGFNVKRILGKGDLWVTEYTIIYQGRPAYTVSIMEFRNGKVVHETQYFADPFEAPAWRSQWVQRIA from the coding sequence ATGCAAGAAGAACAGATACGCGAAGCATTGAACGCGCATTGGCGTGCGTCGGCAGCCGGCGATGCAAACGCGGAGCACGATATTTACGATGACAACGCCATCTGCGACTATCCCCAGTCAGGCGAGCGCATCCTGGGGCGAAATAATTTGCAGGCCCTGCGGAGTCATCACCCCGGCAAGCCGTCAGGTTTCAACGTCAAGCGAATTCTCGGAAAAGGTGACCTCTGGGTCACGGAATACACCATCATCTACCAGGGGCGACCGGCATACACCGTGAGCATTATGGAGTTCCGCAACGGCAAGGTCGTGCACGAGACACAGTATTTCGCAGATCCCTTCGAGGCGCCTGCCTGGCGAAGCCAATGGGTTCAACGGATCGCGTGA
- the metK gene encoding methionine adenosyltransferase, producing MAKRDRFLFTSESVTEGHPDKIADQISDAILDACLAQDPYSRVACETLTCTGLVVIAGEITTKAYVDFQSLVRGTVAAIGYDNALYGFDSNTCAVISTINKQSGDIAMGVDTGGAGDQGMMFGYATNETPELMPTPISLAHKLAHKLSEVRKSGLMSYLRPDGKSQVTVEYDSNHKPKRVDAVVISTQHAENVGNEELRADILKHVIQAVIPAELLDQDTKYHINPTGRFVVGGPMGDTGLTGRKIIVDTYGGMGRHGGGAFSGKDATKVDRSAAYMARYVAKNIVAAGLADRCEVQLAYAIGVAEPVSVLVDTFGTGKIDESKLEDLVRKNFSLTPKGIIEGLDLRKPIFKATAAYGHFGRKGEGFTWEKTDKAAALAEQAGVKQLASN from the coding sequence GGCTAAACGCGACCGTTTTCTGTTTACGAGTGAGTCTGTCACTGAGGGGCATCCCGATAAAATTGCCGATCAGATCTCCGATGCGATTCTGGACGCCTGTCTGGCGCAGGATCCCTATAGCCGCGTGGCGTGCGAGACGCTGACCTGCACGGGTCTGGTGGTTATTGCCGGGGAGATTACGACGAAGGCTTATGTCGATTTTCAGAGCCTGGTGCGCGGAACGGTTGCCGCGATTGGATATGACAACGCGCTGTATGGGTTCGACTCGAACACCTGCGCGGTGATTTCGACGATCAACAAGCAGTCTGGCGATATCGCCATGGGTGTGGATACGGGCGGAGCTGGCGACCAGGGCATGATGTTCGGGTATGCGACGAACGAGACGCCGGAGTTGATGCCGACGCCGATCTCGCTGGCGCACAAGCTGGCGCATAAGCTGAGCGAGGTTCGCAAGAGTGGGCTGATGTCGTATTTGCGGCCGGATGGCAAGAGCCAGGTGACGGTGGAGTATGACTCGAACCACAAGCCGAAGCGGGTGGATGCGGTTGTAATCTCGACCCAGCATGCGGAGAATGTCGGAAACGAAGAGCTGCGCGCGGATATCTTGAAGCACGTGATTCAGGCTGTGATTCCGGCGGAGCTGCTGGACCAGGATACGAAGTACCACATCAATCCTACGGGCCGGTTTGTGGTCGGTGGACCGATGGGCGATACGGGTTTGACGGGTCGGAAGATCATCGTCGATACGTATGGCGGTATGGGACGGCATGGCGGCGGAGCGTTCAGCGGCAAGGATGCGACGAAGGTGGACCGTTCGGCGGCTTACATGGCGCGGTATGTGGCGAAGAACATCGTCGCGGCTGGGCTGGCGGATCGCTGCGAGGTGCAGTTGGCCTACGCGATTGGTGTGGCCGAGCCGGTGAGCGTGCTGGTGGATACGTTTGGCACGGGCAAGATTGATGAGTCGAAGCTTGAGGACCTGGTACGGAAGAACTTCTCGCTGACGCCGAAGGGCATCATCGAAGGGCTCGATCTGCGCAAGCCGATCTTCAAGGCGACGGCTGCGTATGGTCACTTTGGCCGCAAGGGCGAGGGCTTTACGTGGGAGAAGACCGATAAGGCCGCTGCACTGGCGGAGCAGGCTGGGGTCAAGCAGTTGGCTTCCAACTAA